The proteins below are encoded in one region of Antennarius striatus isolate MH-2024 chromosome 7, ASM4005453v1, whole genome shotgun sequence:
- the nwd1 gene encoding NACHT domain- and WD repeat-containing protein 1 has protein sequence MSSERKALLEKAYPEVLAFCRSLGFTFEVVDLRWGIRGVSSGDHEAGEIFLQEIQNYSNFLTFCSGWSPKALLGNRYGHRALPRLVPGKQFEALLSRLSKNPEGVKQLNRWFLKDNNAVPPAYVLQPITTHFPYYSDLRLESKPRRDNNVLAWRLTETQLLQLLRSAAADAEAAGDITAEQKHRFYASVTEQEFEEGLWTGVAKQSALLFVREIPRQRVRDGPKRLAKFMDLKAEGLLDAEAQGLLTALKARLYETLQSVLNLHCVELSKGSIDPKRKDHAQYLDGVCEQFVSQMKARIETIADSSTGERRRKVWGSTEDENEDLRDRVAEEVWQHVVASAKFCRGVYGREGLLGKLCFTMWESTQVDHSPLVVHGAAGMGKTAILCKLAQEMRSILEAGAVVVIRLLSIHHPQRPDIDHVLRDVCLQICLACGLALPSPLMASSHVELLRFFKTVLAAISQRANTLLIILDNLDHLSDRHSAHKLHWLPTNIPPNVHLVVSMDTNSEVFANMRRKLSCSESYFEVGRLSGDEGKKIVEADLRGALRTLAPEQTAAVLQRFEATGCPLHLKLMLSAARRWASFTPIAEVQLGADAQEVMSQLFLTLEKKHGKELVSCALGYIALAREGLLEAELRDVMSLDDDVIFEVYRYSLPPTPSLIRLPPFLWARLRWDLEEHLEERWTGGVTYITIANWRMLEAASAHYLTSDRRGRSLRNLAEYFLGRWAGKLKPLALPGLSLLLSDRKVPPQPLWFAPGLANVRKLQELPYHLLHAGLWDDLRQEVIGSAEWLYCKSRVCGVSSVIQDLDQCSQYMDCTETRLVRDTLVLMKPSLDFLEGHMDMSLFYTELLARLSSLATPFPSLIGQLCRQCEEWLLTSPEPILIPKCSFLQQPGGALQSSLTGLHGGVLCVDVSRRAGLLLAGSDDGAVAVWSLGDQQLVHFLLGHTGAVLSIKVIDDSAHCLSAATDCSLRMWDLKNGQQLQCIQEAVPGDPAPRSLHLHLSEQSRMLFISTRSQVKVWKLDGAELVSAGSDGGGVVLGVLGEAVVSLLDGGRVRIRHPAGRTGTVEAQLEEKHLTVASWVSVPKHGKVFVVSEGGFLHQVSRTGRHTAVQLDLVPSLLSVTEDEKILIAGCDRTLSLFHVDPVDRFLDLHHDETVLSVCVSSDSRVLVSGAADQLIRVWSVTTGALLDTLCGSDAAVTSVLLHDGLLISASTAAAWVHLWNLKYDARHKSTAHIPTGSAHVAVAKDADRVFYVRQQNQTEVISWNSLTGSLSERLEASAEVCCLELAQHKRLLLCGLTTGTVLIYPLALPQETLCIPPPESLSRVLCLAVSSQERHAAVAYEDSVSLFEITTRDNFPRVEGPLRTVSLSLLHAPLSSMALLPDRRLAYGTSCGEVKLHDFRSGGGADLEPHRSRVTCVSASNWGTHALVGSEDAVQRLWALKPVALDHTMEYKGFCFEGVLCAAFSDSDHFVFTGSQDRTVKVWDVKTGQLLFVQYVYSPVVRMVTYRNGFVALTQQGAVIREVFRCPDRVSPDYNPLRNVKAQYRVTSRERGQDDQQGAGSELQGYNPAQFNLNLISMLRTKPSATCLIL, from the exons ATGAGCAGCGAGAGGAAAGCCTTACTGGAGAAGGCTTACCCAGAAGTCCTTGCTTTCTGCCGCAGTCTGGGGTTCACCTTTGAG GTGGTGGACCTGCGTTGGGGGATTCGAGGCGTGTCCTCTGGCGACCACGAGGCTGGTGAGATCTTCCTGCAGGAGATACAGAACT ATTCTAACTTCTTGACTTTCTGTTCTGGCTGGTCCCCGAAGGCGCTGCTGGGGAACCGGTACGGCCATCGCGCACTTCCTCGCCTCGTCCCTGGGAAACAGTTCGAAGCTCTTCTGTCCAGACTGTCCAAAAACCCTGAAGGCGTCAAGCAGCTGAACCGGTGGTTTCTAAAGGATAACAATGCTGTCCCGCCCGCCTACGTTCTCCAGCCAATCACGACTCACTTCCCCTACTACAGCGACCTGCGTCTGGAGAGCAAGCCGCGGCGGGACAACAACGTCCTGGCGTGGCGTTTGACCGAgactcagctgctgcagttgCTACGTTCAGCTGCTGCGGATGCCGAGGCGGCCGGTGACATCACAGCCGAACAGAAACACCGCTTCTACGCGTCAG TTACTGAGCAAGAGTTCGAGGAAGGCTTGTGGACGGGGGTCGCCAAGCAATCCGCTCTGCTCTTCGTCCGAGAGATCCCCCGCCAGCGGGTGAGGGACGGTCCCAAACGTCTTGCCAAGTTCATGGACTTGAAGGCTGAAGGTCTACTTGATGCGGAAGCTCAGGGACTCCTGACCGCCCTCAAGGCCCGCCTCTACGAAACCTTGCAGAGTGTCCTCAACCTGCATTGCGTGGAGCTCAGCAAAGGCAGCATCGACCCGAAACGCAAAGACCACGCCCAGTACCTAGACGGAGTCTGCGAACAGTTTGTCTCTCAGATGAAGGCCAGGATCGAAACGATTGCAGATTCCTCGACGGGGGAAAGGCGAAGGAAAGTATGGGGAAGCACTGAGGATGAAAACGAGGACTTGCGTGACCGGGTGGCCGAGGAAGTTTGGCAGCACGTCGTTGCCAGCGCCAAGTTCTGCAGGGGGGTCTATGGCAGGGAGGGGCTTCTGGGTAAGCTGTGCTTTACCATGTGGGAGTCCACCCAAGTGGATCACAGCCCCCTGGTAGTCCACGGGGCAGCTGGGATGGGTAAGACCGCCATACTCTGCAAACTGGCACAGGAAATGCGGAGTATCTTGGAGGCAGGGGCAGTGGTGGTGATCCGGCTGCTTTCTATTCATCATCCGCAAAGACCCGACATCGACCACGTCCTCCGTGACGTCTGTCTTCAGATCTGTCTGGCTTGTGGTCTGGCCCTGCCCTCACCACTGATGGCCAGTAGCCACGTGGAGCTTCTCCGATTCTTCAAGACTGTCCTGGCCGCCATTTCCCAACGGGCGAACACTCTGCTCATCATCCTGGATAATCTGGACCACCTCTCTGACCGACACTCCGCCCACaaactccactggctgcccaccAACATTCCCCCCAATGTCCACCTGGTGGTTTCTATGGATACCAACAGTGAGGTTTTTGCCAACATGCGCCGGAAGTTGTCGTGTTCGGAGAGCTACTTCGAAGTGGGGCGTTTGTCTGGCGATGAAGGGAAGAAGATAGTGGAGGCGGACCTTCGAGGCGCTCTGAGGACGTTGGCGCCTGAGCAGACCGCCGCCGTGCTGCAGCGCTTTGAGGCCACCGGCTGTCCTCTGCACCTGAAGCTGATGCTGTCTGCAGCCAGACGCTGGGCGTCCTTCACGCCAATCGCAGAGGTACAGCTAGGGGCGGAtgcacaggaagtgatgtcacagctctTCCTGACACTGGAGAAGAAACACGGGAAGGAGCTGGTGTCCTGCGCCTTAGGGTACATCGCCCTGGCCAG GGAGGGtctgctggaggcggagctacgTGATGTAATGTCcctggatgatgatgtcatctttgaGGTGTACAGGTACTCCCTGCCTCCGACCCCTTCCCTGATTCGGCTGCCCCCCTTCCTCTGGGCCCGACTTAGATGGGACCTTGAGGAACACCTGGAGGAGCGCTGGACGGGAGGGGTCACTTACATCACCATCGCCAACTG GCGAATGTTGGAGGCCGCTTCAGCTCATTATCTGACATCAGATAGAAGAGGGCGGAGCCTCAGGAATCTGGCAGAGTACTTCCTGGGTCGGTGGGCGGGGAAACTGAAGCCGTTGGCGCTACCTGGCCTGTCGCTGCTGCTCTCCGACAGAAAG GTTCCGCCCCAGCCATTGTGGTTTGCTCCAGGATTGGCCAACGTCAGGAAGCTTCAGGAACTTCCCTATCACCTGCTACATGCAGGCCTGTGGGATGATCTGCGACAGGAAGTCATCG GCAGTGCTGAGTGGCTGTACTGTAAGAGCAGGGTGTGTGGGGTGTCCAGTGTGATCCAGGATCTGGACCAGTGCTCCCAGTACATGGACTGCACCGAGACCAGACTGGTCCGAGACACTCTAGTCCTGATGAAACCCAGTCTGGACTTCTTGGAGGGTCACATGG ATATGTCCCTGTTCTACACCGAGCTGCTGGCCAGACTCTCCTCTCTGGCCACGCCCTTCCCTTCCCTGATTGGCCAGCTGTGTAGACAATGTGAGGAATGGCTGCTGACCAGCCCCGAGCCCATCCTCATCCCAAAGTGCAGCTTCCTGCAGCAGCCAGGGGGGGCGCTGCAGAGCAGCCTGACTGGACTTCATGGAG GCGTGCTGTGTGTGGATGTCAGCAGGAGGGCGGGGCTCCTGCTTGCGGGTTCAGACGATGGCGCGGTGGCGGTGTGGAGCCTTGGCGACCAGCAGctcgtccacttcctgttgggacACACAG GCGCCGTCCTGTCCATCAAAGTGATTGATGACTCCGCCCACTGCCTCTCGGCCGCCACTGATTGCTCTTTGAGAATGTGGGACCTGAAGAACGGCCAACAGCTTCAGTGCATCCAGGAGGCGGTGCCTGGTGACCCCGCCCCTCGATCGTTACACCTCCACCTGTCCGAGCAGAGCCGCATGCTCTTCATTTCCACCAGGTCACAG GTGAAGGTGTGGAAGCTGGACGGCGCTGAGCTGGTCAGCGCTGGTTCCGATGGAGGGGGTGTGGTTCTGGGCGTTCTGGGGGAGGCGGTGGTTTCCCTGCTGGATGGGGGGCGGGTCCGGATCCGTCATCCCGCCGGCAGGACGGGAACCGTGGAGgcgcagctggaggagaaacatCTGACCGTCGCCAGCTGGGTTTCAGTCCCCAAACACGGGAAGGTGTTTGTGGTTTCTGAGGGCGGGTTCCTCCACCAG GTTTCCAGGACCGGCCGTCACACCGCCGTCCAGTTGGATCTGGTTCCGTCTCTGCTGTCGGTGACCGAAGATGAGAAAATCCTGATCGCAG GGTGTGATCGGACCCTGAGCCTCTTTCACGTCGACCCTGTGGACCGGTTCCTGGACCTCCATCACGACGAGACcgtcctgtctgtctgcgtcTCGTCAGACAGCCGGGTGCTCGTCTCCGGAGCGGCTGACCAGCTCATACGG GTCTGGTCGGTGACGACCGGCGCTCTGCTGGACACTCTGTGTGGTTCCGACGCCGCCGTCACCTCGGTGCTCCTTCACGACGGCCTGCTGATCTCAGCCTCCACGGCCGCCGCCTGGGTCCACCTGTGGAACCTGAAGTACGACGCCCGACACAAATCCACCGCCCACATCCCCACTGGCTCCGCCCACGTCGCCGTCGCCAAGGACGCCGACCGGGTTTTTTACGTCCGGCAGCAGAACCAGACGGAGGTCATCAGCTGGAACAGCCTCACAG gttCCCTGTCTGAGCGTCTGGAGGCCTCCGCTGAGGTTTGCTGCCTGGAGTTGGCGCAGCACAAACGTCTCCTGCTGTGCGGTCTGACCACCGGTACCGTCCTCATCTACCCGTTAGCCCTCCCCCAGGAGACCCTGTGTATCCCCCCCCCGGAGAGCCTGTCCAGGGTCCTGTGCCTGGCTGTCAGCTCCCAGGAGCGCCACGCGGCGGTGGCCTACGAGGACTCCGTCAGCCTGTTCGAGATCACCACCAGAGACAACTTCCCGCGGGTGGAGGGGCCGCTGAGGACCGTCTCCTTGTCCCTCCTCCACGCGCCGCTGTCCTCCATGGCGCTGCTGCCCGACCGCCGGCTGGCGTACGGGACGAGCTGCGGCGAGGTGAAGCTACACGACTTCCGGAGCGGCGGCGGTGCCGACCTGGAGCCCCACCGTAGCCGGGTGACCTGCGTCAGCGCCAGCAACTGGGGGACCCACGCTCTGGTGGGCTCCGAGGACGCCGTCCAGCGGCTGTGGGCCCTAAAACCGGTGGCGCTGGACCACACCATGGAGTACaag GGGTTTTGTTTCGAGGGCGTTCTCTGCGCCGCCTTCTCCGACAGCGACCACTTCGTCTTCACCGGATCGCAGGACCGAACCGTCAAAGTCTGGGACGTCAAGACGG GGCAGCTGCTGTTCGTCCAGTACGTCTACTCGCCCGTCGTCAGGATGGTGACCTACAGGAACGGCTTCGTGGCGCTGACCCAGCAGGGCGCCGTCATCAGGGAGGTGTTCCGCTGCCCGGATCGGGTCAGCCCGGACTACAACCCGCTGAGGAACGTCAAGGCGCAGTACCGGGTCACCTCCAGGGAGAGGGGGCAGGACGACCAGCAGGGGGCCGGCTCCGAGCTCCAGGGCTACAACCCGGCCCAGTTCAACCTCAACCTCATCAGCATGCTCCGAACCAAACCCTCCGCCACCTGCCTCATACTGTAG